From one Trifolium pratense cultivar HEN17-A07 linkage group LG1, ARS_RC_1.1, whole genome shotgun sequence genomic stretch:
- the LOC123903211 gene encoding RAN GTPase-activating protein 1-like, translated as MDSTAQSYQHRSLSIKLWPPTQSTRLMLVERMTKNLITPSIFSRKYGLLSKEEAEVDAKEIEDAAFVTATQHFEKESDGDGSSAVQIYAKESSKLMLEVLKRGPRSKENGELASEKAGAIVETVFDISGGRRAFIDKEEASELLKPLMAPSSFTKICFSNRSFGFDAANVAGPILISIKDQLKEVDLSDFIAGRPEAEALDVMNIFSSALEGSVLRYLNLSNNAMGEKGVRAFRSLLKSQNDLEELYLMNDGISEEAAKAVAELIPSTEKLKVLHFHNNMTGDEGAFAIAEVVKRSPALEDFRCSSTRVGSEGGVALAEALGACTHLKKLDLRDNMFGVEAGVALSKVIPLFADLREIYLSYLNLEDEGAEALANALKESAPSLEILDMAGNDISATAAVSVAACVSSKQFLTKLNLSENELKDEGAALISKALEGGHGQLNEVDLSTNLITWSGAKLLAEAVVQKPGFKLLNINANFISDEGIDELKKIFKNSPDMLGPLDENDPEGEDIDEEAEDSDNDELESKLKGLEI; from the coding sequence ATGGATTCTACAGCGCAGTCATACCAACATCGATCACTTTCGATCAAATTATGGCCTCCAACCCAGAGTACTAGGTTGATGTTGGTTGAACGAATGACCAAGAACCTCATAACtccatcaattttctctagAAAGTATGGACTTCTTAGCAAAGAAGAGGCTGAGGTGGATGCAAAGGAAATTGAGGATGCAGCTTTTGTGACTGCAACCCAACACTTTGAAAAGGAGTCTGATGGTGATGGGAGTTCTGCTGTGCAAATCTATGCCAAGGAATCGAGTAAGCTTATGTTGGAGGTTTTGAAAAGAGGACCAAGAAGCAAGGAGAATGGGGAATTGGCATCTGAAAAGGCTGGTGCTATTGTTGAAACTGTTTTTGACATATCTGGGGGTCGCAGAGCTTTTATTGACAAGGAGGAAGCTTCAGAACTTCTGAAACCATTGATGGCACCAAGCTCTTTTACAAAGATATGTTTCAGCAATAGAAGTTTTGGTTTTGATGCTGCTAATGTTGCTGGACCCATCCTAATATCAATTAAAGATCAACTGAAAGAGGTGGATCTATCAGATTTTATTGCCGGGAGACCAGAAGCAGAGGCTCTTGATGTGATGAATATATTTTCTTCTGCACTAGAAGGTTCTGTTTTGAGATATCTTAACCTGTCAAATAATGCCATGGGTGAAAAGGGGGTTAGAGCATTCCGGTCACTCCTAAAATCACAAAATGACTTGGAAGAGCTTTATTTGATGAATGATGGTATATCAGAGGAAGCTGCAAAAGCAGTTGCTGAATTGATTCCTTCCACTGAGAAGCTTAAGGTTCTTCATTTCCATAATAACATGACTGGAGATGAAGGAGCATTTGCAATAGCTGAAGTTGTGAAACGTTCCCCAGCTTTGGAAGATTTTCGGTGTTCATCTACCAGAGTAGGCTCTGAAGGCGGAGTTGCTCTTGCTGAAGCGCTTGGGGCTTGCACGCACTTGAAGAAGCTTGATTTGCGGGACAACATGTTTGGTGTGGAAGCTGGAGTTGCTCTAAGTAAAGTTATACCCTTATTTGCTGATCTTAGAGAGATATATCTCAGTTATTTGAACTTAGAGGATGAGGGTGCAGAAGCACTTGCTAATGCTCTGAAGGAATCTGCCCCATCACTGGAAATTTTGGATATGGCTGGGAATGACATTTCTGCAACAGCTGCTGTTTCTGTGGCTGCCTGTGTATCATCGAAGCAGTTCCTCACCAAGTTAAATTTATCTGAGAATGAATTGAAGGATGAAGGTGCAGCCTTAATCAGTAAGGCATTGGAAGGAGGTCATGGGCAATTAAATGAAGTTGATCTGAGTACAAATTTGATCACATGGTCGGGAGCCAAGCTGTTGGCTGAAGCTGTTGTTCAGAAACCTGGATTTAAGTTGCTAAATATTAATGCTAACTTCATTTCTGATGAAGGGATTGATGAgttgaagaaaatatttaaaaactcaCCTGACATGCTGGGTCCTTTGGATGAGAATGATCCTGAAGGAGAGGACATTGATGAAGAAGCTGAAGATTCTGATAATGATGAATTGGAATCAAAACTGAAAGGCCTTGAAATTTAA